The following coding sequences are from one Triticum aestivum cultivar Chinese Spring chromosome 5A, IWGSC CS RefSeq v2.1, whole genome shotgun sequence window:
- the LOC123103306 gene encoding PI-PLC X domain-containing protein At5g67130, with product MARLSCRRFLLSLHVALLLLVPCTCQVGDSCSAARDCGVGLYCGDCAAAGRTRPSCIRDLAIQPTSIVKGLPFNRYSWLVTHNSFSIVGEPSRTGVERVTFYNQEDTVTNQLRNGVRGLMLDMYDFGGDVWLCHSLQGQCYNFTAFEPAIDTLKEVEAFLSENPTEIVTIFIEDYVHAPMRLSKLFTAADLMKYWYPISEMPTSGQEWPTVTDMVAKNHRLLVFTSDASKESSEGIAYQWSYLLENESGDPGIDPSACPNRKESQPLNSRSASLFMQNYFPTIPVESEACKENSVGLPQMVQTCYAAAGNRIPNYIAVNFYMRSDGGGVFDVQDRINGLTLCGCNTIAACQAGAPTGACKNTGAPNRTTSSVNGNVYSGTIEFKTSASRASSTSTWSNLVISLSLALILKPF from the exons ATGGCGCGCCTCTCCTGCCGCCGCTTCCTCCTCTCGCTCCACGTCGCGCTGCTGCTGCTAGTCCCCTGCACCTGCCAG GTCGGGGATTCGTGCTCGGCGGCCCGCGACTGCGGGGTGGGCCTCTACTGCGGCGAttgcgccgccgccggccggacgcggCCGTCCTGCATCAGGGACCTGGCCATCCAGCCCACCTCCATC GTGAAGGGGCTGCCATTTAACAGGTACTCATGGCTGGTGACCCATAATTCATTCTCCATCGTCGGCGAGCCGTCACGCACCGGGGTTGAGAGGGTTACATTCTACAACCAGGAAGACACTGTCACCAACCAACTCAGG AATGGAGTGAGGGGATTGATGCTGGATATGTATGACTTCGGTGGGGATGTCTGGCTCTGCCACTCCTTGCAAGGGCAATGCTACAACTTCACTGCTTTC GAACCAGCAATTGACACGTTGAAAGAGGTGGAAGCATTTCTATCCGAGAATCCCACGGAGATTGTTACAATATTCATCGAGGATTACGTACATGCCCCGATGAGATTGAGCAAATTGTTTACTGCTGCTGACTTGATGAAGTATTGGTACCCTATCTCAGAAATGCCAACGAGTGGGCAGGAGTGGCCCACCGTCACAGATATGGTTGCAAAGAACCACAGGTTGCTTGTGTTTACTTCCGATGCTTCAAAGGAGTCTAGCGAAGGAATAGCTTACCAGTGGAGTTATTTGCTGGAGAATGAGT CTGGAGATCCGGGTATTGACCCTAGCGCTTGTCCAAACAGAAAGGAATCACAGCCACTAAACTCAAGATCTGCGTCTCTATTTATGCAAAATTATTTCCCCACAATTCCTGTTGAGAGTGAAGCATGCAAAGAGAATTCTGTTGGACTACCTCAGATGGTCCAAACTTGCTATGCTGCAGCTGGAAATAGAATCCCGAACTACATAGCTGTGAATTTTTACATG CGAAGCGACGGTGGTGGTGTTTTTGATGTTCAGGACAGAATCAACGGCCTTACGCTATGTGGTTGCAACACCATTGCTGCTTGCCAG GCTGGGGCACCAACGGGCGCATGCAAGAACACTGGAGCACCTAATCGAACTACCTCTTCTGTAAACGGGAACGTCTATTCAGGAACTATAGAATTCAAGACTTCTGCTTCAAGGGCCAGCAGTACTTCCACCTGGAGCAACTTGGTTATTTCGCTAAGTCTTGCTTTGATTCTTAAGCCATTTTGA
- the LOC123103307 gene encoding uncharacterized protein — protein sequence MSASMCRKRASSFSEERSHAEASSSPLSKRARFLADGGSPKPRGVVDSDLVAVIRARFPSVRLEFIEKALEECENNLDSAMKYLLPLHLEPTEYNVDPVYQSPNEMSTEVQVPNEGIVECNEVPAPIGSVPGAENLQSGITQWVEILMNEMASASNSDDAKVRASRVLEAYDKSTSSCIHTEAMQKYQKEILLYKEQFEAVIKENTILKKAVAIQHERQKEHEERNQELQQLNQLVMQYREQIRNLEINNYALSMHLRQSQQGNSIPGHFHRDIL from the exons ATGTCCGCGTCCATGTGCCGGAAGCGGGCGTCCTCCTTCTCCGAGGAACGCTCCCACGCGGAGGCGTCGTCCTCGCCGCTCTCCAAGCGCGCACGCTTCCTCGCGGACGGCGGCAGCCCCAAGCCGCGGGGCGTCGTCGACTCCGACCTGGTGGCCGTGATCCGCGCGCGGTTCCCTTCCGTGAGGCTTGAG TTCATTGAAAAGGCTCTGGAAGAATGTGAAAACAATTTGGATTCAGCGATGAAGTATTTACTTCCTCTACACTTAGAACCCACAGAATATAATGTGGATCCCGTGTATCAATCTCCCAATGAAATGTCTACTGAGGTTCAAGTGCCCAATGAAG GTATTGTAGAATGTAATGAAGTTCCAGCACCCATAGGAAGTGTTCCCGGTGCAGAGAACCTTCAATCAGGTATCACCCAATGGGTTGAGATTCTTATGAATGAGATGGCAAGTGCCTCTAATTCAGATGATGCAAAGGTTCGTGCGTCAAGAGTACTGGAGGCTTATGACAAGTCCACGTCCTCTTGTATCCATACAGAAGCAATGCAGAAATATCAGAAG GAAATTTTGTTGTACAAGGAACAATTTGAAGCCGTCATTAAAGAAAATACTATTCTTAAGAAAGCCGTGGCAATTCAACATGAACGCCAAAAGGAGCATGAAGAGAGAAACCAGGAGCTTCAACAACTAAATCAGTTGGTTATGCAGTACCGGGAACAAATTAGGAATCTTGAG ATAAACAACTACGCCTTGTCCATGCACCTCAGACAATCTCAGCAGGGTAACTCGATTCCAGGGCACTTTCATCGGGACATTTTGTGA
- the LOC123106900 gene encoding uncharacterized protein yields MDHPGHPLATPLFLSPLPGDDADDYYYGYDAGYRRGGGSGTGGKSAKKDKGIFSCLPCFTPFSPGAVDPMAHRRLLSSDSSDSDNAAATDITADLARLRLRYSRLAAGPPVRPRDVPALVARTDDPPLAVAALSWLGGDLRPSCILALLPALFPSLRTSESEGDLFLPSNERQSHALSAARRRLQAREAALDGEVAEYQSTYAMKLACEKTKEGFAETAAEEVCKMARAARRADKLRWRAVEAAVKEVLTLAQAKEFLKAVEDVSGKAGRHGARWQARAGPLSVPAEAFERMRTNARAAADDAW; encoded by the exons atggaccaccctggccaccccctaGCTACGCCACTGTTCCTGAGCCCCCTCCCGGGCGACGacgccgacgactactactacggCTACGACGCCGGGTAccgccgcggcggcggcagcggcaccgGCGGGAAGAGCGCCAAGAAGGACAAGGGCATCTTCTCCTGCCTCCCCTGCTTCACCCCCTTCT CGCCCGGGGCGGTGGACCCGATGGCgcaccgccgcctcctctcctccgacTCCAGCGACAGCGacaacgccgccgccaccgacatcACCGCCGATCTCGCCCGCCTCCGCCTGCGCTActcccgcctcgccgccggcccgcccgtccGCCCGCGCGACGTCCCCGCCCTCGTCGCCCGCACGGACGAcccgccgctcgccgtcgccgcgcTCTCCTGGCTCGGCGGCGACCTGCGCCCGTCCTGCATCCTCGCCCTCCTCCCGGCGCTGTTCCCGTCCCTGCGAACAAGCGAGTCCGAGGGCGACCTCTTCCTCCCCTCCAACGAGCGCCAGTCGCATGCGCTCTCTGCCGCCAGGCGCCGCCTCCAGGCCCGCGAGGCCGCGCTGGACGGCGAGGTGGCCGAGTACCAGTCCACCTACGCCATGAAGCTGGCGTGCGAGAAGACCAAGGAGGGGTTCGCCGAGACGGCGGCCGAGGAGGTGTGCAAGATGGCGCGCGCCGCGCGGCGCGCCGACAAGCTGCGGTGGCGCGCCGTGGAGGCCGCCGTGAAGGAGGTGCTCACGCTGGCGCAGGCCAAGGAGTTCCTCAAGGCCGTCGAGGACGTGTCCGGCAAGGCCGGGCGGCACGGCGCGAGGTGGCAGGCGCGCGCTGGGCCCCTCTCGGTGCCCGCCGAGGCGTTCGAGCGCATGCGTACCAATGCCAGAGCAGCCGCAGATGATGCGTGGTGA